From Flavobacterium sp. 102, a single genomic window includes:
- a CDS encoding DUF4440 domain-containing protein — MKNKMLKGIFLSMVSILFFACQPKKEEAVALDKEQIKNEIQAIENKMAEMFNDRTVKAEEYYAEDATSFSQNKPPLVGKNAIEKSIKDDLENFPKGYQIAFVVNEIFPSSDGIQVVEVGHYRVSDSTSTALYTGNYLAVFEKRDGKYVCIRDMSASDKNKNEEAEK; from the coding sequence ATGAAAAACAAGATGTTAAAAGGTATCTTTCTCAGTATGGTATCTATCCTTTTTTTTGCCTGTCAACCCAAAAAAGAAGAAGCCGTAGCTCTAGATAAAGAACAAATTAAAAATGAGATTCAGGCCATTGAAAACAAAATGGCAGAAATGTTCAACGATAGAACAGTCAAAGCCGAAGAATATTATGCAGAAGACGCTACTAGTTTTTCTCAAAACAAACCACCTTTAGTTGGTAAAAATGCTATTGAAAAATCAATTAAAGATGACCTTGAGAATTTCCCAAAAGGATATCAAATTGCCTTTGTAGTAAATGAAATTTTCCCTTCTTCTGACGGAATTCAAGTGGTAGAAGTAGGCCATTATAGAGTCTCTGATTCAACAAGCACAGCGCTTTACACCGGAAATTATTTAGCTGTTTTTGAGAAAAGAGATGGTAAATATGTTTGTATCCGAGACATGTCTGCTTCTGATAAAAATAAAAATGAAGAAGCCGAAAAATAA
- a CDS encoding T9SS type B sorting domain-containing protein — MKKWFYRLTLVLLLLCPITGFSFTFSVASTNETCAGNGTLTFTVSNPDPTGSIVYVVYKLPNLTTPYASVTTNVVSGLTAGTYRIIARETVGGTTTTQEIDVTINSTVTPLNYSVQVLNQACSNNSNVTVTVSSGTAATYEIFFGPVTFPVQTSNTFSGVPPGTYRIRVIDNCGNALVQTFIVTVSPNNLSVGGPVYSDTVPPSCTSVIVSNTLTPAGGNVIAYPLNITYIIYLPGGTTTHTEVLNSGNPTSAVLSHTFPTFINDDYTYEMIITDACGITYSNNFEISNIITMDATVEDLECKYFFVLNVANFSGSYTLNFDAFPPGFIPTDFNSAYPGPYNLPSVTFGSDTQSVPFGNYTVTVTDACGKTETIEFEVTNDPPLANIVGNNNGCQSTNGQIIAFVTGRKIVDAVITVAPTTYSSPLPHNVSAFINAGGVLVVSPVPVGDYTVVVTDECGYVHDPLLVTVPVYINRGISTNILHGCGRGSSSIELSSGNGNLTSAIITNAPINFPFPLPYDVTNNIVASGKLYLNNLPAGNYTFRTLDDCGFTNNTPISIDGYTVTVSNFSIIVGCGAFDVPLDFMSNLTVDETFWLQKLLDPVTGTWGHPETEVPYSPGAIPDSTTGIELENNSTNLNLVFNGRFRIVHHFTSFNNGSDINNNLVPNSIKDCVEILSPELTFDRVLAINDVYRVPCSTNGNLDVILFTSGEPPLHFTIVEKDGFPFFLDNGSSNVFLNLDPAIYKFQIEDNCGNTIIRTFDVSDLESLVVVYPTCNLVGCSTVITGNETFNLSSQAATILGIQSPANYTITYFTSQTNANNNTSPITNITAFNPTTNPQTIYVRLIFNQFPNCYQTGSFDLISGQNPAIPLSSAYSLCDGQPVVLNAGVGNLPTTTYSWSNGFNTDSITINQLGTTNVTVTATNTYGSCNNVPQNCVISKDITVTIVNVPEIDRIELHDWTANENTITVITTLSGDFEYSIDGINYQIDNSFTQLIPGLYTVYVRDTNGCRVVTQEVWLLNYPHYFTPNGDGIHETWYIKHSENEPHFQVYIYDRYGKLITGFPSGSVGWDGTLNGKQLFSDDYWFVVHREDGRVLKGHFTLQR; from the coding sequence ATGAAAAAATGGTTTTACAGACTAACCCTTGTACTGCTTTTGCTTTGCCCCATAACCGGCTTTAGCTTTACCTTTTCTGTGGCCTCCACCAATGAAACTTGTGCCGGAAACGGAACCCTAACCTTTACTGTTTCCAATCCTGACCCAACCGGCTCCATCGTATATGTCGTTTATAAATTACCCAATCTTACGACACCTTATGCCTCGGTAACCACTAATGTCGTTAGTGGTCTCACCGCCGGTACTTACCGCATCATTGCAAGAGAAACTGTAGGCGGCACGACCACCACTCAGGAAATCGATGTAACCATCAACAGTACGGTTACGCCTTTGAACTATTCGGTTCAGGTACTCAATCAGGCGTGTTCTAACAATAGTAATGTTACGGTTACTGTCAGCTCCGGTACAGCCGCCACCTATGAAATCTTTTTTGGTCCGGTTACTTTTCCGGTTCAAACATCCAATACATTTTCGGGAGTTCCGCCCGGCACTTACAGAATAAGAGTAATTGACAATTGTGGGAATGCCTTGGTTCAAACCTTTATTGTTACGGTCAGCCCCAATAATCTCAGCGTTGGTGGTCCGGTTTATTCAGATACTGTACCTCCTTCCTGTACTTCAGTCATTGTTTCCAATACCTTAACGCCCGCCGGAGGTAATGTTATTGCTTACCCACTTAATATAACGTATATAATCTACCTACCGGGAGGCACTACAACCCATACAGAGGTGCTAAACTCCGGCAACCCAACATCCGCGGTGCTTTCGCATACCTTTCCCACCTTCATCAATGATGACTATACGTATGAAATGATTATTACCGATGCCTGCGGCATAACCTACAGTAACAATTTTGAGATAAGTAATATCATTACGATGGATGCGACCGTCGAGGATTTGGAATGCAAGTATTTCTTTGTATTGAATGTTGCCAATTTTAGTGGTTCCTATACGCTTAATTTTGATGCTTTCCCTCCGGGGTTTATTCCTACTGATTTCAACAGTGCCTATCCCGGACCCTATAACCTGCCGAGCGTCACCTTTGGGAGCGACACTCAATCGGTGCCGTTTGGCAATTATACTGTCACCGTTACCGATGCTTGCGGCAAAACTGAAACCATAGAATTTGAAGTTACCAACGACCCTCCATTGGCTAATATAGTTGGGAACAACAATGGTTGTCAATCGACCAATGGACAAATCATAGCATTTGTTACGGGTCGGAAAATTGTCGACGCTGTCATTACGGTTGCGCCAACAACTTATTCTTCTCCGCTACCGCATAATGTAAGTGCTTTTATAAATGCCGGAGGTGTTTTAGTGGTTAGTCCGGTGCCGGTTGGAGATTATACTGTAGTAGTCACAGACGAATGCGGCTATGTTCATGATCCGCTTTTAGTCACGGTTCCGGTCTATATTAATCGGGGAATATCGACTAATATATTACATGGTTGTGGCCGTGGCAGTAGTTCTATTGAACTTAGTAGTGGAAACGGCAATTTGACTTCAGCAATAATTACCAATGCGCCTATTAACTTTCCGTTTCCTTTGCCTTATGATGTGACCAATAATATAGTAGCTTCAGGGAAACTTTATTTAAACAATCTGCCTGCCGGAAATTATACCTTCAGAACATTAGACGATTGCGGTTTTACCAACAACACTCCTATATCCATTGATGGTTATACGGTAACCGTTAGCAACTTTTCGATAATTGTAGGTTGTGGAGCTTTTGACGTTCCTCTTGACTTTATGAGCAATTTAACTGTTGATGAAACCTTTTGGCTGCAAAAATTACTTGACCCCGTAACCGGAACCTGGGGACATCCCGAAACCGAAGTGCCCTATAGCCCTGGCGCTATCCCTGATTCCACTACAGGAATTGAGTTGGAAAACAATTCTACCAATCTAAACTTGGTTTTTAATGGTAGGTTCAGAATAGTTCACCATTTTACTTCCTTTAATAATGGTAGCGACATAAATAACAATTTGGTCCCTAATTCAATCAAAGATTGCGTAGAAATCTTATCTCCTGAATTGACTTTTGATAGGGTTCTGGCTATTAATGATGTGTATCGGGTACCCTGCTCTACCAATGGAAACCTTGATGTAATTCTTTTTACAAGCGGCGAACCTCCATTGCATTTCACTATTGTAGAAAAAGATGGTTTTCCATTTTTTCTTGATAATGGATCGTCAAACGTTTTTTTAAATTTAGACCCTGCCATTTATAAATTTCAAATCGAAGACAATTGTGGTAACACCATTATACGAACCTTTGATGTTTCAGATTTGGAATCCCTCGTTGTTGTGTATCCTACTTGTAATTTGGTTGGCTGTTCTACTGTAATCACAGGCAATGAAACTTTTAATTTGTCATCGCAAGCCGCTACAATTTTGGGCATCCAATCTCCAGCCAATTATACAATTACGTATTTTACAAGCCAAACCAATGCCAATAACAATACCAGCCCTATTACCAATATCACGGCTTTCAACCCTACGACCAATCCTCAAACCATTTATGTGAGATTGATTTTTAATCAGTTTCCCAATTGTTATCAAACAGGCTCTTTTGACCTAATTAGTGGTCAAAACCCTGCTATTCCTTTAAGCTCAGCATATTCTCTCTGTGACGGTCAACCTGTAGTTCTGAATGCCGGTGTGGGTAATCTTCCCACCACCACTTATTCTTGGTCTAACGGGTTTAACACTGATTCTATTACCATCAATCAGTTGGGCACTACCAATGTCACTGTTACAGCAACGAACACTTATGGTTCCTGTAACAATGTGCCGCAAAACTGTGTTATTTCAAAGGACATTACGGTAACGATAGTGAACGTTCCTGAGATTGACCGCATTGAGTTGCATGACTGGACCGCTAATGAAAATACTATTACTGTGATTACAACCCTATCGGGTGACTTTGAATATTCTATAGATGGTATTAATTACCAAATTGATAATAGTTTTACGCAATTGATTCCCGGACTTTATACCGTATATGTGCGTGACACCAATGGTTGTAGAGTGGTAACTCAGGAAGTCTGGTTGCTTAATTATCCTCATTATTTCACGCCCAATGGCGATGGGATTCACGAAACATGGTATATTAAACATTCGGAAAATGAACCCCATTTTCAGGTCTATATTTATGACCGCTACGGAAAACTTATCACCGGATTTCCATCGGGAAGTGTCGGTTGGGACGGAACCCTCAATGGGAAACAATTATTTTCAGACGACTATTGGTTTGTGGTGCATCGGGAAGATGGACGAGTATTGAAAGGACATTTTACACTGCAACGATAA
- a CDS encoding VIT domain-containing protein, with the protein MKNLILILLVCITSLMQAQNPQLTVKGKDSSLVRMSQMKVSVKVVGNIAYTTSEMHFFNGTNRQMEAELLFPLPEGVSVSRYAIDINGRMREAVPINKNKGKQVFEAIEHRRVDPGLLEKVEGNNFRTRIYPLMPGKSRIVIIGYEQELSSLDATHLGYQMVSSYPRALDTFELNITILGATAAPEVSIQEGVIALEQLNQNYQASIKRNQYIPKDKLLISIPVRSDIPGVVVQSDNNQHYFFANTIIDGAKRHKKNPSNIGLVWDNSLSCRKRDLNKELDLLDAYIRGLNNVEITLYFSGYNFEKKAVFDIKNGEWETLKTVLKATKYDGGTRYSKIKLPTHDEYLFFTDGLSSLSANTLAVTSKPIYTITSLASSDYAFLNYNAVKTGGAFVNLNELKIEEALNKLVFQNMKFLGVKDNYMVIEMYPMIGTPVSGSFSVAGISLKDKQEVTLLFGYGDTPTLEKAILIDSEKQAPNEVSIEKLWAQKKIANLGLQYKQNAEEIEILGKKYGIITENTSLIVLENLHDYIQYDIVPPAELRPEFDRLLKQQIANAQAKKYSNWENVANYYEMLLAWWNKDIKFSPPKPISTTKNTVSQNGNVSGVISDSSGPLPGATIIVKGTNRNAQTDFDGKFSINANRGETLVVSFVGYENSEVRIGNSATYNVRMRDNVRLEEVVVEGYRNSESRADKDEEAEDMVKEKRSVVTSSTTVVTSKSIENRPNANVIQSLQGQVPGLNITTGNHSPDTNNQGFLNDKKIKVTQWSPDRIYLKALAVAPADKKYGLYLDLREGQETNPSFYFDVANYFYDNGNKPMALLVLSNIADLGLENHQLYKSLTYILRQWEAYEDALYTANQVAKWRIHEPQAHRDLALTLEDNKQYQAAFDELIKGLEVSYYGEMRGQYEGVEDIILMDINRMVSEHKGIDIGKLDKKYVTKMPVGIRIILNWNQMDTDIDLHVIEPTGEECFYGHRDTQAGARFSKDFTQGYGPEQYLLRNTVKGKYTIKTNYFGETALTENGPATVMVEIYVTKNGTTERTLQTIQLGKVKQNENLAELNIQ; encoded by the coding sequence ATGAAAAACCTAATCCTAATCCTGTTGGTTTGTATTACCTCTTTAATGCAAGCTCAAAATCCGCAGTTAACTGTAAAAGGCAAAGACTCTTCTTTAGTAAGAATGAGTCAGATGAAAGTCTCCGTAAAAGTGGTGGGTAATATTGCCTATACTACTTCTGAAATGCATTTTTTCAACGGAACCAATCGTCAGATGGAAGCCGAGTTACTATTTCCGTTGCCGGAAGGCGTTTCGGTTTCTCGCTATGCTATTGACATCAACGGAAGAATGCGTGAGGCAGTTCCGATAAATAAAAACAAAGGCAAACAGGTTTTTGAAGCCATTGAGCATAGAAGAGTCGATCCCGGATTGTTGGAAAAAGTGGAAGGCAATAACTTCAGAACACGGATTTATCCTTTAATGCCCGGAAAATCGAGGATTGTAATTATTGGTTACGAACAAGAATTAAGTAGTTTGGATGCTACACATTTGGGTTACCAGATGGTCAGCAGTTATCCTCGTGCATTGGATACTTTTGAACTCAATATTACTATTCTTGGCGCTACTGCTGCACCTGAGGTTTCCATTCAGGAAGGTGTAATAGCTTTGGAACAGCTGAATCAGAACTATCAAGCATCGATTAAAAGAAACCAATACATACCCAAAGACAAACTTTTAATCTCTATTCCGGTTCGTTCCGACATTCCGGGCGTGGTAGTGCAATCGGACAATAATCAGCATTATTTCTTCGCCAATACTATTATTGATGGGGCTAAAAGACATAAGAAGAATCCAAGCAATATCGGTCTGGTTTGGGACAATTCGTTAAGTTGCCGCAAACGAGATTTAAACAAAGAATTAGACTTGTTAGATGCCTACATCAGAGGATTGAATAATGTCGAAATTACCCTTTATTTTTCGGGTTATAATTTTGAAAAGAAAGCAGTTTTTGATATAAAAAACGGAGAATGGGAAACCTTGAAAACCGTTTTAAAAGCCACCAAATACGATGGCGGTACCCGTTATTCTAAGATCAAACTACCTACACATGATGAGTATTTGTTTTTCACAGATGGCCTGTCTTCTTTGAGTGCCAATACTTTGGCGGTGACTTCAAAACCAATCTACACCATAACCTCTTTGGCTTCTTCAGATTATGCTTTTTTAAATTATAATGCTGTAAAAACCGGTGGTGCTTTTGTCAATTTAAACGAATTGAAAATAGAAGAGGCATTGAATAAATTGGTTTTTCAAAACATGAAATTCTTGGGGGTAAAAGACAATTATATGGTGATTGAAATGTATCCGATGATAGGAACTCCGGTTTCGGGAAGTTTTAGTGTGGCCGGAATATCTTTAAAAGACAAGCAGGAAGTGACCTTACTTTTTGGCTATGGTGATACACCGACTTTAGAAAAAGCAATATTAATTGATTCCGAAAAGCAAGCTCCAAATGAGGTAAGTATTGAAAAGCTTTGGGCACAAAAAAAGATAGCCAATTTGGGTTTGCAATACAAGCAAAATGCAGAAGAGATAGAAATTTTAGGTAAAAAATACGGCATTATAACCGAGAACACTTCACTGATAGTTTTGGAAAATTTACACGATTATATTCAGTATGATATCGTGCCACCGGCAGAGTTGCGTCCCGAGTTTGACCGACTGTTAAAACAACAAATTGCCAATGCTCAGGCCAAAAAATACAGCAATTGGGAAAATGTGGCTAACTATTACGAAATGCTTTTAGCTTGGTGGAATAAGGATATAAAATTCAGTCCGCCAAAGCCCATTTCAACAACCAAAAACACGGTGTCCCAAAACGGAAATGTCAGCGGTGTCATATCAGATTCGAGTGGTCCATTGCCGGGTGCGACTATTATCGTAAAAGGTACCAATAGAAATGCCCAAACCGATTTTGACGGAAAGTTCAGTATCAATGCCAATCGAGGTGAAACTCTGGTGGTTTCGTTTGTTGGCTATGAAAATTCAGAAGTTAGAATTGGTAATAGTGCAACTTATAATGTAAGGATGAGAGATAATGTAAGATTAGAAGAAGTAGTTGTGGAAGGTTATCGCAATTCAGAGAGTAGAGCAGATAAAGACGAAGAAGCAGAAGACATGGTTAAGGAAAAACGAAGTGTTGTAACTTCTTCGACTACAGTTGTTACCTCTAAATCTATTGAGAACAGGCCTAATGCAAATGTTATTCAATCTTTACAAGGGCAAGTTCCTGGTTTGAATATTACCACCGGCAACCATTCTCCTGATACTAATAACCAAGGTTTTTTAAATGATAAAAAGATCAAAGTGACACAATGGAGTCCGGACAGAATCTATTTGAAAGCTTTAGCAGTCGCACCAGCTGACAAGAAGTATGGTTTGTATCTGGATTTACGCGAAGGTCAGGAAACCAATCCGAGTTTTTATTTTGATGTGGCCAATTATTTTTATGACAACGGAAACAAACCGATGGCCTTATTAGTATTGAGTAATATTGCTGATTTGGGTTTGGAAAACCACCAGTTGTATAAATCGTTAACCTATATTTTACGCCAATGGGAAGCTTATGAAGATGCCTTATATACGGCCAATCAAGTAGCCAAATGGAGAATACATGAACCACAAGCCCATCGTGATTTGGCGTTGACTTTAGAAGATAACAAACAGTATCAAGCCGCTTTTGATGAATTAATCAAAGGGTTGGAAGTGAGCTATTACGGAGAAATGCGTGGCCAATATGAAGGAGTTGAAGATATAATTCTAATGGATATCAACCGAATGGTTTCGGAGCACAAAGGAATTGATATTGGTAAATTGGATAAAAAATATGTGACCAAAATGCCGGTAGGCATCAGAATCATTTTGAATTGGAACCAAATGGACACTGACATCGATTTGCATGTAATTGAACCAACCGGTGAGGAATGTTTTTACGGTCATCGCGATACACAAGCCGGAGCAAGATTTTCTAAAGATTTTACACAAGGTTATGGTCCGGAACAATATTTATTGAGAAATACCGTTAAAGGTAAATACACTATTAAGACCAATTATTTTGGTGAAACCGCTTTAACCGAAAACGGTCCGGCAACAGTAATGGTGGAAATATATGTAACTAAGAATGGTACTACCGAAAGAACGTTACAAACCATTCAGCTTGGTAAAGTAAAGCAAAATGAAAATTTAGCAGAGCTGAATATACAATAA